A single window of Aspergillus flavus chromosome 4, complete sequence DNA harbors:
- a CDS encoding putative E3 ubiquitin ligase: MSKKFKSQASSSRAASTFGSFGGFSSSFSGLGREPSSLTYVAEPPDLSQIYEAQLAIAFKNFLKKDEVTRTKALDDLRDHVSTVESRNGTLDDGFLEAWVKIYPRASIDLSRRVRQTAHSTQGSIASLVGKRIARFLPKVIGAWLAGLYDNDRMVHRSAFESFTRVFSTEEKRNSVWKIYQSSILDFVDDVILQQTPQTLSDERTVKSDDAEAKYARVVGTAVLLFNRIIGSSTREVLEKDIATVENLLGSKSLWSLCYHDDPFVRRSVYVLLRSAVSKDPEQLDWKLISAAIIGKSLHVSQLGSSSDLSELLLQVTAARPQLWTDDYTGKSSSSKRLIQYIEKGSEGGLASFWQNLYELLQVIPSQTLVKVDVKSTNEDSVELSSATKLTKSFQNGLNSRDEPRQNRAVGWKAYIDTGMWLANKLPQNDRESFLHERLSPLIMQYVKPEQDRSEWELPAQSAEALCADYLDILATHNYDGELHKLWTELSDNLLEAVKLSSPEQSKDFRSSQDAVGAQAERLLGLEASVLSRVADTDRESKLLQAFKDTNLGLLGNCLEVLQTRNGKPYGAAAVVEGMVQKVAQIAQQSQELLRFVQDDAPELLFSPSADRLISIILSCRSWDGFGPSFEKVVERVAQSEPESSNAHAVQKLLSTLDFKEVDERSGLGSLIARALDRACRGSSLHWSIVIAVLQNQTSHGELTESIFLSIIDALSDESKMFDTLHGVSQIATTVPTALREFQTGPHGSKLTGKLLFLAESPSEEVAGLAESLTRKVKESAVSETSARSTFEILQHNFNNVNEESLSIGSLLNVAEEFLHNTKPEDLKKVVKDILPSRQNWEDALEPFLALPPRLSTAITSPLKGTVHIIDRHISDESRRHYETVPRDSSHCSSALRLAYFTIRTLSSLDITSQLGVEELQTLFFYLPLAVQLIDDDLSIDNCNGITGVLLLEQREDYMEIVNDGRSLINRWAHLEESVAPSITAFWESKLESLTGTSPADYRVGEAFVKIMEGQDSANSKSSEEVAKLCKDVRTANAIRSASWVAILRQSILSNPAGTRLCNELVAESTGLKPHDERKDGLRKLSLLNLLVVGLEEVIESIPTQRVVFLVKHLVQCLQSENISLSVKAEVFQTLSFALPCIHEMYGSHWEDCMDALSTTWREASGSDEALPVLLGSFRLFACLRSIVGNEDSNDDVKDTWSDRKAGLFNDLTATIKEFDSSITFYQPRDVTVDLLCRLINSISIETLEDVSRIFPLLTAQSRAVQRAAYTVLHRYIPSVQEQVSFDVALSKTAVKLPDELLSLLLEAPTMDSISLSYGDDKVWADIRSYLLSWKIIFDHFVNASFAVQENYVSSIKENDVLIPLLEFTFDFLQQSHQKMVDASKFDIRSFELDQSDSQEKEIQWLLVHLYFLCLKYLANMTKSWWIDAKKRTKGPVEAWTEKYISPLIIADALQGITEWISTQDPNEDRALTVKISPKTSEIIASIPVDEESPPVALSISLPPAYPLQPALVVGRSRVLVDERKWKSWLLTIQGVIMFANGNIVDGLLAFRKNVQGALKGQSECAICYSVISTDMQTPNKRCATCKNTFHSVCLFRWFKSSNQSTCPLCRNNFVYV; encoded by the exons ATGAGTAAAAAGTTCAAGTCTCAGGCATCAAGCAGCCGCGCTGCTAGCACATTTGGTTCCTTTGGTGGATTCTCCAGCTCTTTCTCTGGTCTTGGGAGGGAACCGTCGTCTCTTACTTATGTGGCTGAACCGCCGGACCTTTCGCAAATATATGAAGCACAATTGGCAATTGCTTTCAAGAACTTcctgaagaaagatgaagtaACGAGAACAAAAGCATTGGATGATTTGAGGGATCATGTTTCTACTGTAGAAAGTCGCAATGGGACCCTCGATGATGGTTTCCTGGAAGCCTGG GTTAAAATTTACCCCAGAGCATCAATTGACCTGTCTCGTAGAGTGAGGCAAACGGCCCATTCCACACAAGGATCTATTGCTTCTTTAGTGGGGAAGCGGATTGCCCGTTTCTTACCGAAAGTAATTGGAGCATGGCTTGCCGGACTCTATGACAATGACCGAATGGTCCATCGGTCCGCATTTGAGTCCTTCACACGGGTTTTCTCgactgaagaaaagagaaacagcgTGTGGAAGATCTATCAGAGTTCTATTCTTGATTTTGTAGATGATGTCATCCTCCAGCAGACTCCACAGACTCTTAGCGATGAGAGGACTGTCAAGTCTGATGATGCAGAAGCAAAGTATGCTCGCGTTGTAGGAACTGCggttttactatttaatcgAATTATAG GAAGTTCGACACGCGAAGTTCTTGAGAAGGATATAGCCACGGTTGAAAACCTTCTGGGTAGTAAATCGCTATGGTCCTTATGTTATCATGATGATCCTTTTGTTCGCAGATCAGTCTATGTCCTCCTTCGATCCGCTGTCTCTAAAGACCCAGAGCAGCTTGACTGGAAGCTCATCAGTGCCGCTATCATCGGCAAATCCTTGCACGTATCTCAATTAGGATCTTCCTCGGACCTATCCGAATTACTGCTGCAAGTGACGGCTGCAAGGCCTCAGTTATGGACGGACGACTACACGGGCaagtcttcttcctctaAAAGACTCATTCAGTATATCGAGAAAGGTTCGGAGGGTGGACTAGCCTCCTTCTGGCAAAACCTATACGAGTTACTGCAGGTCATCCCATCGCAGACTCTCGTGAAGGTTGATGTGAAATCCACAAATGAAGACAGTGTTGAATTGTCAAGCGCTACAAAACTGACTAAATCCTTCCAAAACGGACTGAACTCCAGGGATGAACCTCGGCAAAACCGCGCGGTTGGTTGGAAAGCCTATATTGACACTGGAATGTGGCTCGCAAATAAGCTTCCTCAAAATGACCGAGAATCTTTTCTACACGAACGACTATCTCCACTTATAATGCAATATGTCAAGCCTGAGCAAGACCGTTCTGAATGGGAACTTCCTGCTCAGTCTGCCGAAGCTCTCTGCGCTGACTATCTTGATATTTTAGCCACGCATAACTACGACGGAGAGTTGCATAAGTTGTGGACCGAGCTGTCGGACAACCTGCTTGAAGCTGTAAAGCTTTCATCTCCAGAGCAGTCAAAGGACTTCAGGTCGTCACAAGACGCAGTAGGTGCTCAGGCCGAACGACTTCTTGGTTTGGAGGCTTCGGTGCTTTCACGTGTAGCCGATACAGATCGCGAATCCAAACTGTTGCAAGCCTTCAAGGACACAAACCTGGGGCTGCTTGGAAACTGCTTGGAGGTCCTGCAAACCCGAAACGGCAAGCCATATGGAGCAGCTGCAGTTGTTGAAGGAATGGTTCAGAAAGTCGCACAGATTGCACAACAATCCCAGGAGTTATTGAGGTTTGTCCAAGACGATGCACCAGAACTTCTGTTTTCGCCATCCGCCGATCGTTTAATCTCTATCATCTTGTCTTGTCGTTCATGGGATGGATTTGGCCCAAGTTTCGAGAAAGTTGTTGAAAGAGTCGCACAGTCTGAGCCCGAGTCGTCAAATGCTCATGCTGTTCAGAAACTCCTCTCTACGCTCGATTTCAAGGAAGTAGATGAAAGGAGTGGCCTTGGCTCTCTGATCGCGCGTGCTTTAGACAGGGCTTGTAGAGGTAGCTCTCTACACTGGTCGATTGTTATTGCGGTGCTCCAGAACCAAACATCTCATGGCGAACTCACAGAGTCGATATTCTTGTCAATCATTGATGCATTATCAGATGAAAGCAAAATGTTTGATACCCTACATGGCGTTTCTCAAATCGCAACTACAGTTCCAACTGCATTAAGAGAATTCCAAACTGGACCCCATGGCTCGAAATTAACGGGAAAGTTGCTTTTCCTCGCTGAGTCTCCATCAGAAGAAGTGGCCGGTCTCGCGGAGTCATTAACCAGAAAAGTGAAGGAATCAGCAGTCAGCGAAACTAGTGCTAGGTCAACTTTTGAAATCCTTCAGCACAATTTCAACAACGTAAACGAGGAATCTCTCTC GATTGGATCTCTATTGAATGTTGCGGAAGAATTTCTGCATAATACCAAGCCCGAGGACCTCAAAAAAGTGGTAAAGGACATCCTGCCTTCTCGTCAAAATTGGGAAGATGCGCTCGAGCCCTTCCTTGCGCTCCCTCCCCGGCTATCAACCGCTATTACAAGTCCGCTTAAAGGGACAGTTCATATCATCGACCGCCATATCTCGGACGAGTCTAGAAGGCACTATGAGACGGTCCCACGCGACTCCAGCCATtgttcttctgctcttcGACTCGCCTATTTCACCATTAGAACTCTTTCGTCCTTAGATATCACGAGTCAGCTTGGTGTAGAAGAGCTTCAAACTCTGTTCTTTTACTTGCCTCTGGCTGTGCAGCTGATTGACGATGATTTGAGCATCGACAATTGCAATGGCATAACTGGAGTACTGCTTCTCGAACAACGAGAAGACTATATGGAAATCGTCAATGATGGTCGCAGTTTGATCAATAGATGGGCGCACTTGGAAGAATCCGTTGCACCCTCAATCACTGCATTTTGGGAAAGCAAACTCGAAAGCTTAACTGGTACCTCTCCCGCCGACTATCGAGTTGGCGAGGCTTTCGTAAAGATTATGGAGGGTCAGGACTCGGCCAATTCCAAGTCATCGGAAGAAGTTGCCAAACTTTGCAAGGATGTGCGAACAGCAAATGCTATCCGCTCGGCTTCTTGGGTGGCTATCTTGCGACAATCCATTCTCTCGAACCCTGCAGGGACACGGCTGTGCAATGAACTTGTCGCAGAATCCACAGGATTGAAACCCCATGATGAGCGAAAAGACG GCCTCCGAAAGCTATCGTTGCTCAACCTTCTTGTGGTAGGATTAGAAGAAGTGATTGAGTCTATCCCGACCCAGCGCGTCGTCTTTTTAGTCAAGCACCTCGTACAATGTCTACAGTCGGAGAATATCTCCCTTAGTGTCAAAGCTGAGGTATTTCAGACCTTGTCATTTGCCCTGCCTTGCATTCATGAGATGTATGGCTCGCACTGGGAGGATTGTATGGACGCTCTCAGCACAACTTGGAGGGAAGCCAGTGGCAGCGATGAAGCTCTGCCAGTTCTACTAGGATCCTTCAGACTTTTTGCTTGCCTGAGATCCATTGTAGGCAATGAAGATAGTAACGACGATGTGAAAGACACTTGGTCAGATCGAAAGGCCGGGTTGTTCAATGACTTGACAGCAACGATCAAGGAATTTG ACTCTTCCATTACCTTCTACCAGCCTCGTGATGTCACAGTAGATCTTCTGTGCCGACTGATCAACAGTATATCAATTGAGACCCTAGAAGACGTGAGCAGGATCTTCCCACTCCTGACTGCGCAGAGCCGTGCTGTGCAACGCGCCGCCTATACTGTTCTACACCGGTATATTCCAAGTGTTCAAGAACAGGTTTCTTTTGATGTGGCATTGTCCAAGACAGCCGTCAAATTACCCGATGAGCTCCTGTCTCTGTTGCTCGAAGCGCCCACCATGGATTCGATATCCTTATCATATGGTGATGACAAGGTCTGGGCAGATATACGATCATATCTTTTAAGCTGGAAGATAATTTTCGATCATTTCGTCAACGCA TCTTTTGCTGTGCAAGAGAACTACGTATCAAGCATCAAGGAGAATGATGTTTTGATTCCACTGTTGGAATTCACATTCGACTTCCTCCAGCAGTCTCACCAAAAAATGGTGGACGCGTCTAAGTTCGATATTCGCTCTTTCGAGTTAGACCAGTCGGATTctcaggagaaggaaatccaATGGCTTCTCGTGCATCTGTACTTCTTGTGCTTGAAGTACTTGGCAAACATGACTAAGAGCTGGTGGATTGACGCCAAGAAGCGCACTAAAGGACCGGTGGAAGCCTGGACTGAAAAATAC ATTTCACCACTGATCATTGCGGACGCCCTGCAAGGGATTACCGAATGGATTTCAACGCAAGACCCGAATGAAGATCGGGCGTTGACCGTGAAAATCTCGCCCAAGACTTCTGAGATCATTGCTAGCATCCCAGTAGATGAGGAGTCACCCCCGGTTGCCTTGTCCATATCCCTTCCGCCGGCCTATCCACTACAACCCGCTTTGGTGGTTGGTCGGAGTCGAGTGTTGGTCGATgagagaaaatggaagaGCTGGCTTCTTACCATCCAAGGAGTGATCATGTTTGCGAACGGCAATATTGTGGACGGACTGCTGGCCTTCCGGAAGAACGTCCAAGGTGCTTTGAAGGGACAGAGTGAGTGCGCGATCTGCTACTCCGTCATCTCGACGGACATGCAGACTCCGAACAAGCGATGCGCCACCTGCAAGAACACATTCCACTCGGTGTGTCTGTTCCGGTGGTTCAAGAGCAGTAACCAGAGCACTTGTCCGTTGTGCCGGAACAATTTCGTTTATGTATGA
- a CDS encoding RNA polymerase II transcription initiation (TFIIH complex helicase Rad3, putative), with product MKFFIDDLPVLFPYPRIYPEQYAYMCDLKKTLDAGGHCVLEMPSGTGKTVSLLSLIVAYQMHYPEHRKLIYCSRTMSEIEKALAELKALMKFRTQQLGYTEDFRALGLTSRKNLCLHPSVKREKSGTIVDARCRSLTAGFVKEKKERGEDVELCVYHENLDLLEPHNLVPPGVFTLDGLLKYGEDHKQCPYFSARRMMPFCNVIIYSYHYLLDPKIAERVSREFSKDCIVVFDEAHNIDNVCIESLSIDITEDSLRKATRGANNLERKINEMKSSDAEKLQSEYSKLVEGLREAEQAREEDQFISNPVLPDDLLKEAVPGNIRRAEHFISFLKRFIEYLKTRMKVTHTISETPPSFLTHVKDLTYIERKPLRFCAERLTSLVRTLELINIEDYQPLQEVATFATLVSTYDKGFLLILEPFESEAATVPNPVLHFTCLDAAIAIKPVFERFSSVIITSGTLSPLEMYPKMLGFTTVMQESYSMTLARRSFLPMVVTRGSDQAQISSSFQIRNDPGVVRNYGNIVLEFSRITPDGIVVFFPSYLYMESIISMWQGMGILDSIWNYKLILVETPDAQESSLALETYRTACCNGRGAILMCVARGKVSEGIDFDHHYGRAVICIGVPFQYTESRILKARLEFLRENYRIRENDFLSFDAMRHAAQCLGRVLRGKDDYGVMVLADKRFQKKRTQLPKWISQAMLESETNLSTDMAVATAKNFLRGMAQPFKAKDQDGISTWSLADLERHREKQMLEEERARRQALANGHGANGVANGAAAAADEFDDDIDDDLMMLDAQ from the exons ATGAAATTTTTCATTGA TGACCTTCCTGTTCTTTTCCCGTATCCTCGTATATACCCCGAACAATATGCCTACATGTGCGACCTCAAGAAGACCCTCGATGCCGGGGGTCACTGTGTCCTGGAAATGCCCTCGGGCACCGGGAAAACAGTCTCTTTGTTATCCTTGATTGTCGCCTATCAGATGCATTATCCGGAGCATAGAAAGCTTATCTACTGCTCTCGAACCATGTCGGAAATCGAAAAGGCTTTGGCAGAGTTAAAGGCGCTAATGAAATTTCGCACTCAACAACTCGGGTACACTGAGGACTTCCGTGCTCTGGGGCTTACTAGTCGAAAGAACTTATGCCTGCATCCGTCTGTCAAAAGGGAGAAAAGTGGCACGATCGTTGATGCCAGGTGCAGGAGCCTAACTGCCGGCTTTgtcaaagagaaaaaagagagaggcgAAGACGTTGAGCTCTGTGTCTACCACGAG aatcttgaccttctcgaACCGCACAACCTTGTACCTCCAGGCGTTTTCACCCTCGACGGACTACTCAAATACGGCGAAGACCACAAACAATGTCCCTATTTCTCAGCAAGGCGGATGATGCCATTTTGCAACGTCATAATATACTCCTATCACTATCTTCTGGATCCCAAAATTGCAGAGCGAGTATCGCGGGAATTCTCGAAAGACTGTATAGTGGTTTTCGACGAGGCACATAACATCGATAACGTCTGCATTGAATCACTTAGTATCGATATAACGGAGGACTCGCTACGGAAAGCCACCAGGGGAGCAAATAACTTGGAACGGAAGATCAATGAGATGAAAAGTTCGGATGCGGAGAAACTACAGAGTGAATATTCCAAGCTCGTTGAGGGTCTTCGTGAAGCAGAGCAAGCCAGGGAAGAGGATCAGTTTATTTCAAATCCTGTGCTCCCTGACGATCTGCTCAAGGAAGCCGTACCGGGAAATATACGCCGAGCGGAGCATTTTATCTCCTTTCTCAAGAGATTTATCGAATACCTTAAGACTCGAATGAAAGTCACTCATACCATCTCCGAGACCCCTCCCTCATTCTTAACTCATGTTAAAGACTTGACCTATATCGAGCGAAAACCTTTAAGATTCTGCGCCGAACGGCTAACGTCACTTGTGCGGACGCTAGAACTTATCAACATAGAAGACTATCAACCGCTGCAGGAAGTGGCAACATTTGCGACTTTAGTCTCAACGTATGACAAAGGGTTTCTCCTAATTCTGGAACCTTTTGAATCGGAGGCAGCGACAGTTCCAAACCCTGTGTTGCATTTTACTTGCTTGGACGCCGCTATTGCTATCAAGCCTGTCTTCGAACGATTCAGCTCCGTCATTATCACTTCTGGAACTCTATCACCTCTTGAAATGTATCCCAAGATGCTCGGATTCACAACTGTCATGCAGGAATCATACAGCATGACACTCGCACGGCGTTCTTTCTTACCCATGGTCGTTACTCGTGGCTCAGATCAAGCACAAATTTCCTCCTCATTCCAGATACGTAATGATCCGGGTGTGGTGCGTAATTACGGGAACATCGTCCTAGAGTTCTCGCGAATTACACCGGATGGTATCGtcgtcttctttccttcatatTTGTACATGGAGTCCATTATCAGTATGTGGCAGGGCATGGGCATCTTGGATTCTATATGGAACTATAAGTTGATCCTTGTCGAGACACCGGATGCGCAGGAGTCTTCATTAGCGCTAGAGACATATCGAACAGCTTGCTGCAATGGAAGGGGAGCCATCTTAATGTGCGTCGCCCGAGGAAAGGTCTCCGAAGGTATCGATTTTGACCATCACTACGGTCGTGCCGTGATATGCATTGGTGTGCCGTTCCAATACACCGAATCGAGAATATTAAAGGCACGCCTTGAATTTCTTCGAGAAAATTACCGCATTCGAGAGAACGACTTCTTATCTTTCGATGCGATGAGACATGCTGCGCAGTGTCTCGGTCGGGTCCTTCGTGGCAAGGATGACTATGGAGTCATGGTTCTCGCTGATAAGCGATTCCAGAAGAAACGGACCCAACTTCCCAAGTGGATCAGTCAGGCCATGCTTGAAAGTGAAACTAACCTTAGTACTGATATGGCCGTGGCCACGGCGAAGAACTTCCTACGCGGCATGGCTCAGCCTTTTAAGGCCAAAGATCAGGACGGTATCTCGACATGGAGCTTGGCAGATTTAGAACGACATCGAGAGAAGCAGAtgttggaggaagagagagcaCGACGACAAGCACTGGCTAATGGACATGGCGCAAACGGTGTTGCCAATGGtgctgccgccgctgcaGATGAATTCGATGACGACATTGACGACGACCTCATGATGTTGGATGCACAGTGA